The Naumovozyma dairenensis CBS 421 chromosome 1, complete genome genome includes a region encoding these proteins:
- the NDAI0A03450 gene encoding uncharacterized protein yields MIPSISKEKFTMFKDYLLKQKNLEMIEIEIRDEFFHQGRVSMEKDSNKIIGAIKKDKKFMEIIQLVGNEYDMKFTIALEKKIDLPDWFDVTKERKVDPTRLKHRYTFKRIGNEINNNVSIDLSEIRNCDKEEEEAKYEIELEFVAMEKLWANLGDRERTVDLLKDFFRYSQDLLEVLG; encoded by the coding sequence ATGATCCCATCTATCTCCAAGGAGAAATTTACCATGTTtaaagattatttattgaagcAGAAGAATTTGGAAATGATAGAAATCGAGATAAGAGATGAGTTTTTCCATCAAGGTAGGGTCTCTATGGAAAAGGATAGTAACAAGATTATAGGTGCGATTAAAAAAGATAAGAAATTTATGGAAATTATTCAACTTGTCGGAAATGAATACGATATGAAATTCACCATCGCattggaaaagaaaattgatCTACCTGATTGGTTTGATGTAACGAAAGAACGTAAAGTGGATCCAACACGTCTCAAACATCGATATACTTTTAAACGAATTGGTAACGAAATTAACAATAATGTgtcaattgatttatcagaaataagaaattgtgataaagaagaggaagaagcTAAGtatgaaattgaattagaatttGTAGCCATGGAAAAACTTTGGGCAAATCTTGGAGACCGTGAACGCACAGTGGATTTACTGAAAGATTTTTTCAGATATTCCcaagatttattagaaGTACTCGGTTAA